A genomic segment from Cumulibacter soli encodes:
- a CDS encoding LLM class flavin-dependent oxidoreductase — protein sequence MTDIQFGLDTFGDVTVDADGERLSYAQVLRSLVDEIVLADSVGIDAIGVGEHHRDDYAVSAPEVVLAAAAGRTEQILLGTAVTVLSSDDPVRVFEKFATLDAVSNGRAEVTLGRGSFTESFPLYGLNLNDYEVLFEEKLDLFSALLDEGEVTWQGTIREPLRASQVYPKTESGRLRTWIGVGGSPESVVRAARYQIPMMLAIIGGSPERFVPYADLYRRALKQLELPELPIGVHSPGHIADTDEQAREELFPHFKVNRDRIGRERGWPPVSRAEFEAEADSGALFVGSPKTVAAKIAGTVRALGAQRFDLKYSNGTMPHENLLSSIGLYGSEVIPRVRELLA from the coding sequence ATGACTGACATCCAATTCGGGCTCGACACGTTCGGCGACGTGACCGTCGATGCGGACGGCGAGCGGCTGTCCTACGCGCAGGTGCTGCGTAGCCTGGTCGATGAGATCGTGCTGGCCGATTCGGTGGGTATTGATGCGATCGGCGTCGGGGAACACCACCGCGACGACTATGCCGTGTCCGCGCCGGAGGTCGTGCTCGCCGCAGCTGCCGGCCGGACCGAGCAGATCCTGCTTGGTACGGCGGTGACGGTACTTTCCTCGGACGATCCGGTGCGGGTGTTCGAGAAGTTCGCGACGCTGGACGCGGTCTCCAACGGGCGGGCTGAGGTCACGCTCGGACGCGGCTCATTTACTGAGTCCTTTCCGTTGTACGGCTTGAATCTGAATGACTACGAAGTGTTGTTCGAGGAAAAGCTCGACCTGTTCAGTGCATTACTTGACGAGGGTGAGGTCACCTGGCAGGGCACGATCCGTGAACCGCTGCGCGCGTCACAGGTGTATCCGAAGACGGAGTCCGGGCGGCTACGTACCTGGATCGGCGTCGGCGGATCGCCGGAGTCGGTGGTGCGGGCTGCGCGCTATCAGATCCCGATGATGCTGGCGATCATTGGTGGGTCACCGGAGCGATTCGTGCCGTACGCCGACCTGTACCGCCGCGCGCTGAAGCAGTTGGAATTGCCCGAGTTACCGATCGGGGTGCACTCGCCGGGACATATCGCGGACACCGATGAGCAGGCGCGGGAGGAACTGTTTCCGCACTTCAAAGTCAACCGCGACAGGATCGGTCGTGAGCGTGGCTGGCCGCCGGTGAGCCGGGCGGAGTTCGAGGCAGAAGCGGACAGCGGAGCGTTGTTCGTCGGTTCGCCCAAGACAGTTGCGGCGAAGATCGCCGGCACCGTTCGCGCGTTGGGTGCGCAGCGGTTCGATCTCAAGTACAGCAACGGCACCATGCCGCACGAGAACCTGCTGAGTTCGATCGGACTGTATGGCTCGGAAGTAATTCCGCGGGTGCGCGAGCTGCTGGCCTAG
- a CDS encoding SDR family NAD(P)-dependent oxidoreductase, with protein MGYELTGLEGKVAVVTGAGRMRSIGRPIAIALAKAGCDIVLTGTGRPAENYPDDEKAAGWRDIASVAEEVEAEGRRALAVVSNVADGESVQGLVQQTLKEFGRVDIVVNNAGAARGEDRVPIVDLAEHDWHKVIDVNLTGTFLMSKYFGKQMIEAGNGGSIINISSIAGKLWPANSGAYASSKAGIQALTAAMSAEIGQHNVRVNAICPGIIDTYRMDDIPRGDTWNKMVQSRIPLGRAGSGEDIAHQVVYLCSDQGDWITGQSYTVDGGTAPGR; from the coding sequence ATGGGCTATGAACTGACCGGACTAGAAGGAAAGGTCGCCGTCGTCACCGGCGCTGGCCGGATGCGTTCGATCGGTCGACCGATCGCTATCGCGCTCGCGAAAGCGGGCTGCGACATCGTCCTCACCGGGACCGGCCGTCCGGCAGAGAACTACCCCGATGATGAGAAGGCTGCCGGCTGGCGCGATATCGCCTCGGTCGCCGAGGAGGTCGAAGCCGAGGGACGGCGCGCGCTGGCCGTCGTCAGCAACGTCGCGGACGGCGAGTCGGTTCAGGGGCTCGTACAGCAGACCCTTAAGGAATTCGGCCGCGTCGACATCGTCGTCAACAATGCCGGTGCCGCACGTGGCGAGGACCGCGTCCCGATCGTGGACCTCGCCGAGCACGACTGGCACAAGGTCATCGACGTCAACCTCACCGGCACATTCTTGATGTCGAAATACTTCGGCAAGCAGATGATCGAGGCGGGCAACGGTGGCTCGATCATCAATATTTCGTCGATCGCGGGCAAACTGTGGCCGGCCAACAGCGGCGCCTACGCCTCCAGCAAGGCGGGCATCCAGGCGCTCACCGCAGCCATGTCCGCGGAGATCGGCCAGCACAACGTTCGCGTGAACGCGATCTGCCCCGGCATCATCGACACCTACCGCATGGATGACATTCCCCGTGGCGACACTTGGAACAAAATGGTGCAGTCGCGCATCCCGCTCGGCCGCGCGGGCTCGGGTGAGGACATCGCCCACCAGGTCGTCTACTTGTGCAGCGACCAGGGTGACTGGATCACCGGACAGAGCTACACGGTGGACGGCGGCACCGCGCCCGGGCGCTAA
- a CDS encoding CaiB/BaiF CoA transferase family protein, with the protein MAEAGSKLDTYLRGLRVLEVANELGEYAGKLLAGLGADVVKVEPIGGEETRAYGPFYQDDPDPDRSLYFWHYNLAKRSVTLDLDSEDGQRQFAQLAAVADVVIDARPGTYLADRNLGYQDLSRTNPELVYLRISPFGDDGPWADYVGSDLVHLALGGMAMNCGYDPEPDGTYDTPPMAPQMWQAYHVAGEQGVIAVLGALYYRLSTGRGQHLSCAVHQANAVCTELDLPNWLALRRPHHRQTGRHSSPVTTPKSLSLTKDGRYLLPYVTYVRNFPPSWPGDIGALRRHGMQGELEGPEWDDPDYRIAKREYIAAVMDKLVARFAFDSGFWREMVEAGQTWAPVRLPEENLDDEHWRKRGTFTQVKYPELDAEFTDIGARWVSEQVDWVTGPRAPMLGEHNDEVLREWVARDAVRQIERGVDNDAVSPYGKPYAMTGLKVVDLSWMLASAGAGKFLAAMGAEVIKVEHESRLDGMRFTEVTYPTGGRAERDSATEPMTPPPMTTVNQSANFMEINTGKSAMSLNLKDPRGKKILEDLIREADVVIEGYSPGTMKRMGLGYDRLVELNPDVVYVQQSGLGERGTYDRAKAFGPTAQAFSGLTEMSGLPSPWPPAGIGYSYLDWFGAYNATTAILAGLYRRDVTGEGCHIDASQVETGMYLAGTAFLDYSANGRAWQRRGNRSIDKPAAPHGMYRTEGTDRWIAIACFNDEQWRSAAEVLGHPEWLEDDRFATLQLRLQNQDALDALVNSATDGRERYALMDALQAAGVPAGVAQNAQDRVETDPQLAHREWLIDLPQTENGIWPVKQIPVLMSETPTHAGGHKQRNGPNYGEDTAEVLQKHLGMSPSEVQQLVDEGVV; encoded by the coding sequence ATGGCTGAGGCGGGCTCGAAGTTGGATACGTACCTTCGGGGACTGAGGGTGCTTGAAGTAGCGAATGAGCTCGGTGAGTACGCCGGAAAGCTGTTGGCGGGGCTCGGCGCAGACGTCGTCAAGGTCGAGCCGATCGGCGGCGAAGAGACCCGCGCATACGGCCCGTTCTATCAGGATGATCCCGACCCGGACCGCAGCCTCTATTTCTGGCACTACAACCTCGCGAAGCGTTCGGTGACGCTTGATCTGGACTCCGAAGACGGTCAGCGTCAGTTCGCACAGCTCGCTGCGGTCGCCGATGTCGTGATCGATGCGCGTCCGGGCACCTACCTGGCCGACCGCAACTTGGGCTACCAGGATCTCTCGCGCACCAACCCCGAACTCGTCTACCTACGTATTTCCCCGTTCGGGGACGACGGACCATGGGCCGACTACGTCGGCAGCGACCTGGTGCATCTCGCCCTTGGCGGAATGGCGATGAACTGCGGGTACGACCCCGAGCCCGACGGCACATACGACACCCCGCCGATGGCGCCGCAGATGTGGCAGGCGTACCACGTCGCGGGCGAGCAAGGAGTCATCGCCGTACTCGGCGCGCTCTATTATCGGTTGAGCACCGGGCGAGGGCAGCACCTCTCCTGTGCGGTCCACCAGGCGAACGCAGTATGCACCGAGCTCGACCTGCCGAACTGGCTGGCGTTGCGCCGTCCGCACCACCGGCAGACCGGTCGGCACTCGTCGCCGGTGACAACACCGAAATCGCTCAGCCTCACCAAGGACGGTCGTTATCTACTGCCGTACGTGACCTATGTGCGCAACTTCCCGCCGAGCTGGCCGGGCGATATCGGCGCGTTGCGTCGGCACGGAATGCAGGGTGAGCTCGAGGGTCCTGAATGGGATGACCCGGACTACCGCATCGCCAAGCGCGAGTACATCGCCGCCGTGATGGACAAGCTCGTCGCGCGATTTGCTTTCGACAGCGGGTTCTGGCGCGAGATGGTCGAGGCCGGACAGACCTGGGCGCCGGTGCGGCTGCCGGAAGAAAACCTCGATGACGAGCACTGGCGTAAGCGTGGCACCTTCACCCAGGTGAAGTACCCGGAGCTGGACGCCGAGTTCACGGATATCGGTGCGCGCTGGGTCTCCGAGCAGGTCGATTGGGTCACAGGACCGCGGGCGCCGATGCTCGGCGAGCACAACGATGAGGTCCTGCGTGAATGGGTAGCGCGCGACGCCGTACGGCAGATTGAGCGTGGCGTCGACAACGACGCAGTTTCACCGTACGGCAAGCCATACGCGATGACTGGGCTGAAGGTCGTTGACCTGAGTTGGATGCTCGCCTCCGCCGGTGCAGGGAAGTTCTTGGCCGCGATGGGGGCCGAGGTGATCAAGGTCGAGCACGAGTCGCGCCTGGACGGGATGCGGTTCACCGAGGTCACTTACCCCACCGGCGGCCGTGCCGAGCGGGATTCGGCGACCGAGCCGATGACGCCGCCGCCGATGACGACGGTGAACCAGTCGGCGAACTTCATGGAGATCAATACCGGCAAGTCCGCGATGTCGCTGAACCTAAAGGATCCGCGCGGCAAGAAGATCCTCGAGGACCTGATCCGCGAGGCAGACGTCGTGATCGAGGGGTACTCGCCCGGCACGATGAAGCGAATGGGGCTGGGCTACGACCGCCTCGTCGAGCTGAACCCAGATGTCGTCTATGTCCAGCAATCAGGGCTTGGTGAGCGAGGTACGTACGACCGAGCCAAAGCGTTCGGCCCGACCGCGCAGGCGTTCTCGGGTCTGACGGAGATGTCCGGGTTGCCGTCGCCGTGGCCGCCGGCCGGTATCGGTTACAGCTACCTGGATTGGTTCGGCGCGTACAACGCGACGACCGCGATACTGGCGGGTCTGTACCGGCGTGACGTGACCGGCGAGGGCTGCCACATCGACGCGTCGCAGGTGGAGACCGGGATGTACCTGGCAGGGACGGCGTTCCTGGATTACAGCGCGAATGGGCGTGCCTGGCAGCGTCGAGGCAATCGTTCGATCGACAAACCTGCCGCACCGCACGGGATGTACCGCACCGAGGGGACGGACCGCTGGATCGCGATTGCATGCTTCAACGACGAGCAGTGGCGTTCCGCAGCTGAGGTGCTTGGTCATCCGGAGTGGCTGGAGGACGACAGGTTCGCCACATTGCAGTTACGTCTGCAAAACCAGGACGCGTTGGACGCTCTGGTGAACTCGGCCACCGATGGTCGGGAGCGATACGCGCTGATGGATGCCCTGCAGGCTGCCGGTGTCCCGGCCGGTGTCGCGCAGAACGCGCAGGACCGCGTCGAGACCGACCCGCAGTTGGCGCATCGCGAGTGGCTGATCGATCTGCCTCAGACCGAGAACGGGATCTGGCCGGTGAAGCAGATCCCGGTGCTGATGAGCGAAACGCCCACGCATGCGGGCGGTCATAAGCAGCGCAATGGGCCCAACTATGGCGAAGACACCGCCGAGGTGCTCCAGAAGCATCTGGGAATGTCGCCGAGCGAGGTCCAGCAGCTCGTCGACGAAGGCGTCGTCTAA
- a CDS encoding YidH family protein, whose protein sequence is MNEDGEKAAPRGRLASMLLGEGRDPDPRFSLANERTFLAWIRTSLALLAGGIGVEAFAREVFPAGVRQWLAVGLILLGMLLSATASWRWLQIERAMRRTQPLPLSLPALCLAVGITLAAGIVLIFFLVRG, encoded by the coding sequence ATGAACGAGGATGGCGAGAAGGCCGCTCCGCGCGGCCGACTGGCGAGCATGCTGCTGGGTGAGGGTCGCGACCCCGACCCCCGGTTCAGCCTCGCGAATGAGCGGACCTTCCTCGCGTGGATCCGCACCTCTCTCGCATTGCTTGCCGGTGGTATCGGAGTCGAGGCATTCGCCCGCGAAGTGTTCCCAGCAGGCGTGCGTCAATGGCTTGCCGTGGGGCTGATCCTGTTGGGGATGCTGCTGAGCGCAACCGCGTCATGGCGTTGGCTGCAGATCGAACGCGCCATGCGACGCACACAGCCGCTACCACTGAGTTTGCCCGCGCTGTGTCTGGCGGTCGGCATCACCCTGGCCGCCGGCATCGTGCTTATCTTCTTCCTGGTGCGTGGCTGA
- a CDS encoding TetR/AcrR family transcriptional regulator, producing MVREQGGTTRRTTAETRDRIIDGATTLFAKDGYHGTGISDIAEKVGLRGGALYYHIGSKEELLWVILSTYTKAVLEVAEEVAASDAPPTEKLTTLIVRQTELIVGSAKQMSIEMRDRSALSDERRAELQKIRERIQAVWQEILDEGHAIGEFASADAVVTNTIITTCNSVAHWYRKSGKYSPSEVADRVATIILTGVVGPA from the coding sequence ATGGTTCGGGAGCAGGGCGGGACTACGCGCCGTACGACGGCGGAGACCCGTGACCGGATCATCGACGGCGCGACGACGCTCTTTGCGAAGGATGGGTACCACGGCACCGGGATCTCCGATATTGCCGAGAAAGTTGGTCTACGCGGCGGCGCGTTGTACTACCACATCGGTTCGAAGGAAGAACTGCTGTGGGTGATCCTGTCCACCTACACCAAGGCGGTGCTGGAAGTCGCCGAGGAAGTCGCCGCCTCAGACGCCCCGCCGACGGAGAAACTGACTACGCTCATTGTGCGCCAGACCGAACTGATTGTTGGGTCCGCGAAGCAAATGAGCATCGAGATGCGGGATCGTTCTGCCTTGAGTGATGAACGCCGCGCCGAGCTTCAGAAGATTCGCGAGCGAATTCAAGCCGTCTGGCAGGAAATACTCGACGAAGGGCACGCTATTGGCGAGTTCGCCAGCGCTGACGCCGTCGTCACGAACACGATCATCACGACCTGCAACAGCGTGGCTCACTGGTACCGCAAGAGTGGCAAGTACTCGCCGAGCGAGGTCGCTGACCGTGTCGCAACCATCATCCTCACTGGCGTTGTCGGCCCAGCCTGA
- a CDS encoding acetyl-CoA carboxylase biotin carboxylase subunit, whose amino-acid sequence MDELTKGRRTAELAKTNPELGKPFERILVANRGAIARRIMRSAKAIGVSTVAVYSDVDEGLPHMEEADKAVNLSGSAASETYLNVAAILEAARVCGADAVHPGYGFLSEDPDFAQAVTDAGLTWVGPRAESIRLLGDKVSARNHMASVGLAVAAGSTTVLDSLDASITAAREVGYPVIVKAVAGGGGIGMAVASDEVELRAAYESASAAAARFFGDERVMVERFVTRARHIEVQILGWGDGEVVTLGERDCSVQRRNQKIVEETPAPRLAASTRESMQSLAAAAVRAANYANAGTIEFLLDNDTGEFSFLEMNTRLQVEHGITEMVTGVDLVEQQMRIAAGQSLSFDPKSVINEGHAIELRLYAEDPIRFIPSPGRITQWKEPVGDGIRVESGYRAGSVVSHFYDPMLAKLIVWGESRGDCLRRARAACDSFRVEGIRTNLPLLAALLEHDDFCAGNYETSVVDKIARSSIATS is encoded by the coding sequence GTGGACGAACTCACGAAGGGCCGACGAACCGCCGAGCTTGCCAAGACGAACCCTGAGCTGGGCAAGCCGTTCGAGCGGATACTGGTTGCCAACAGGGGAGCCATTGCGCGGCGGATAATGCGGAGCGCTAAGGCGATTGGGGTTTCGACTGTCGCGGTCTACAGCGACGTGGACGAAGGGCTTCCACATATGGAGGAAGCTGACAAGGCTGTGAATCTCTCGGGTTCGGCCGCCAGCGAAACCTACCTGAACGTCGCGGCAATTCTGGAAGCCGCGCGCGTTTGCGGTGCGGACGCGGTGCATCCCGGATACGGCTTCCTATCGGAAGACCCGGATTTCGCTCAAGCAGTGACTGATGCGGGGTTGACCTGGGTCGGTCCGCGTGCGGAGTCGATCCGCTTGCTCGGCGACAAAGTCAGTGCGCGGAACCACATGGCGAGCGTCGGTCTTGCTGTTGCGGCAGGAAGCACGACTGTCTTAGACAGTCTCGATGCGAGCATTACAGCTGCGCGCGAAGTCGGATATCCCGTGATCGTCAAAGCGGTCGCTGGCGGGGGTGGGATCGGCATGGCTGTCGCGAGCGATGAAGTGGAGTTGCGTGCGGCTTATGAGTCCGCATCTGCGGCGGCGGCCCGCTTCTTCGGTGACGAGCGAGTGATGGTCGAACGGTTCGTGACGCGTGCCCGCCACATCGAAGTCCAGATACTCGGGTGGGGAGATGGAGAGGTGGTCACCCTTGGTGAACGCGACTGTTCGGTCCAGCGCAGGAATCAGAAAATCGTTGAGGAAACACCGGCGCCACGTCTCGCGGCCAGTACACGGGAATCGATGCAATCGCTAGCAGCTGCTGCGGTCCGTGCCGCAAACTACGCCAATGCCGGCACGATCGAGTTTCTGCTGGACAACGACACGGGAGAGTTCTCGTTCCTCGAGATGAACACCCGTCTTCAGGTCGAGCACGGGATCACGGAGATGGTTACGGGCGTCGATCTGGTGGAGCAGCAAATGCGGATCGCCGCAGGCCAGTCGCTCAGCTTCGATCCTAAATCTGTCATAAACGAGGGGCACGCGATCGAGCTTCGTCTTTACGCGGAGGACCCCATTAGGTTCATACCGTCTCCGGGGCGGATCACCCAATGGAAAGAGCCGGTTGGTGACGGAATTCGCGTCGAATCCGGCTATCGCGCAGGCAGTGTGGTTTCACATTTCTACGACCCGATGCTTGCGAAGTTGATCGTCTGGGGAGAGTCCCGTGGGGACTGTCTGCGGCGCGCACGTGCGGCGTGCGATTCCTTCCGGGTGGAAGGAATCCGTACGAACCTCCCGCTCCTCGCCGCGTTACTTGAACATGACGATTTCTGTGCCGGTAATTACGAGACAAGCGTGGTCGACAAGATAGCCAGATCGTCGATCGCAACTTCGTAA
- a CDS encoding DUF202 domain-containing protein has protein sequence MQHRSAPWRAGALPQHGDPGLQPERTILSWGRTNLALTVCALLLLRWIPDHGPAPAVIAIALVVGGSTLWFIQRRRSSHVVHRFMQERTDPAVYPVLALTLLILLSGLAAILII, from the coding sequence ATGCAGCACCGCTCAGCCCCTTGGCGAGCCGGCGCATTACCCCAGCACGGCGATCCTGGGCTGCAGCCGGAGCGGACGATACTTTCGTGGGGTCGCACCAACCTCGCACTCACGGTGTGCGCCCTGCTGCTGCTTCGCTGGATACCCGACCACGGACCCGCGCCGGCCGTCATCGCTATCGCCCTGGTCGTCGGTGGCAGCACTCTCTGGTTCATTCAACGACGGCGCTCCTCGCACGTCGTGCACCGCTTCATGCAGGAACGTACGGACCCGGCGGTATATCCCGTACTGGCGTTGACGCTGCTGATTCTCTTGTCGGGCCTCGCGGCGATCCTGATCATCTGA
- a CDS encoding nitroreductase family deazaflavin-dependent oxidoreductase, with product MASFTDALAARLLQTRPFVRAPIWLFRHGFGRLLGPRLVMLEHTGRTSGRPRYVCLEVVERPSASSLIVVSGFGARAQWYRNLRTNPECRISSGPLRDQRATARFLPDDEADSILARYQHNHPKAWERLRGAIEHAVGHSVRGLPMVELSWETTR from the coding sequence ATGGCCTCATTCACTGATGCCCTAGCGGCGCGCCTGCTGCAGACGCGCCCCTTCGTTCGCGCGCCGATCTGGCTGTTTCGTCATGGATTCGGGCGCCTACTTGGTCCTCGCCTCGTCATGCTCGAACACACTGGTCGTACGTCGGGACGCCCCCGTTATGTGTGTCTCGAGGTCGTCGAACGCCCAAGTGCGTCGTCGCTGATCGTCGTGAGCGGATTCGGTGCACGGGCGCAGTGGTATCGCAACCTCCGCACCAATCCGGAGTGCCGCATCAGTAGCGGACCGCTACGCGATCAGCGCGCGACCGCAAGATTCCTGCCGGATGACGAGGCTGATTCCATACTCGCCAGATATCAGCACAACCATCCGAAGGCGTGGGAGCGATTGCGTGGCGCGATCGAGCACGCCGTCGGACATTCCGTGCGTGGTCTCCCCATGGTCGAACTGTCGTGGGAAACGACTCGGTAA
- a CDS encoding NIPSNAP family protein, which translates to MKFELRTYVAAEGKMAALQQRFIDHTIHIFPRHGMHSVGYWVREDDPSVLVYLIWHEGDPKANWNSFKDDPEWTSARAASEVDGSLTASLESVYLDPVEALAIGDLPPKA; encoded by the coding sequence GTGAAGTTTGAACTACGCACCTACGTCGCTGCCGAAGGCAAAATGGCCGCGCTGCAGCAGCGCTTCATCGACCACACCATCCATATCTTTCCGCGTCATGGCATGCATAGCGTCGGCTACTGGGTCCGCGAGGATGACCCTTCCGTCCTCGTGTACCTGATCTGGCACGAGGGCGATCCCAAGGCCAACTGGAACTCGTTCAAAGATGATCCCGAGTGGACTTCGGCGCGCGCCGCATCCGAGGTGGACGGCTCGCTCACCGCATCGCTCGAAAGTGTCTACCTCGATCCCGTTGAGGCCCTCGCGATCGGCGATCTGCCGCCGAAGGCCTGA
- a CDS encoding enoyl-CoA hydratase/isomerase family protein, translating into MTGRIVLEIEDPVAVISLDNPGKLNAINPQMMVDLRAAVDEANASKDVVGIVITGAGKGFCSGLDVVELAKSTADAEAGPGQVRGAKQTDPHGLFTYLMEVDKPVIAAINGATAGGGMVLAAAADVRFFGESGWCRSIFLERGLIAEHTVTWMLAHQIGTGNALDWFWRHEKITAQEALRAGFAQRVVPDDELRDAAIAYVQGMAERMSPAAMRFTKQLVYRHAAMALRDAAADSDTVGWTAIAGSDAREAMAAMSENRSTRFTRLGN; encoded by the coding sequence GTGACCGGCCGGATCGTTCTGGAGATTGAGGACCCGGTCGCGGTCATCAGCTTGGACAATCCCGGCAAGCTCAACGCGATCAATCCACAGATGATGGTGGATCTGCGAGCAGCGGTGGACGAAGCGAACGCATCGAAGGATGTGGTTGGCATCGTGATTACCGGGGCAGGGAAGGGGTTCTGCTCGGGACTTGACGTCGTGGAGCTGGCGAAGTCCACCGCGGACGCCGAAGCCGGCCCCGGTCAGGTTCGCGGTGCGAAGCAGACCGATCCGCATGGGCTATTCACGTACCTGATGGAGGTCGATAAGCCGGTTATTGCTGCGATCAATGGTGCGACCGCCGGCGGCGGGATGGTGTTGGCCGCGGCGGCGGACGTGCGGTTTTTCGGGGAGAGCGGTTGGTGTCGTTCGATCTTCCTGGAGCGCGGACTGATTGCCGAGCACACCGTGACCTGGATGCTGGCCCACCAAATCGGTACCGGAAACGCGCTTGATTGGTTCTGGCGGCACGAGAAGATCACCGCACAGGAGGCGTTGCGCGCTGGGTTCGCGCAGCGGGTGGTGCCGGACGACGAGTTACGTGACGCCGCGATTGCCTATGTGCAAGGGATGGCCGAACGCATGTCTCCTGCCGCCATGCGTTTCACCAAGCAGTTGGTGTACCGGCACGCCGCCATGGCGCTGCGCGATGCCGCCGCTGACAGCGACACCGTGGGTTGGACGGCGATCGCCGGATCCGATGCTCGGGAGGCGATGGCGGCTATGTCGGAGAACCGCTCGACCCGCTTCACACGCCTCGGCAATTGA
- a CDS encoding enoyl-CoA hydratase/isomerase family protein produces MTGSDVSEFQGGIVRLSADAPLVRLTIENPPMNAMTPEVLVGLWEAALQAGSYRTMRVLLIRGGKEGRFFCPGADLDRLQGRKTVDSQVNLSTDPRPFDLPAMLGELSAVTVAGLNGSAAGAGFGLAMACDLRFASSAARLNSAFLDVGVAGDLGLAWSLTNKLGPARAADIMYRPRKITAEQAQAIGLVSEVFDDAVFDDELETAVQALAAAKPAAIRGMKDNLGKATALSRRAYLRHETGRHMIMTSPEVLADPNYEGDVL; encoded by the coding sequence ATGACCGGTAGCGACGTCAGCGAGTTTCAGGGCGGGATCGTTCGGCTGAGCGCCGATGCGCCGCTGGTGCGGCTCACCATAGAGAATCCGCCGATGAATGCGATGACGCCCGAGGTGCTGGTCGGGTTGTGGGAGGCCGCGCTACAAGCCGGCAGTTATCGCACGATGCGTGTTCTGTTGATCCGGGGCGGTAAGGAAGGTCGGTTCTTCTGCCCGGGCGCTGACTTGGATCGCCTGCAGGGGCGCAAAACGGTCGATTCTCAGGTGAATCTTTCGACCGATCCTCGCCCGTTCGACCTGCCGGCGATGCTCGGCGAACTCAGCGCCGTCACGGTTGCGGGGCTGAATGGCAGCGCCGCCGGGGCGGGATTCGGTCTGGCGATGGCGTGTGACCTTCGGTTCGCGTCGAGTGCGGCGCGGCTGAACTCAGCCTTCCTCGATGTGGGTGTTGCGGGCGATCTCGGGCTCGCGTGGAGCCTGACGAACAAGCTCGGTCCGGCGCGTGCCGCCGACATCATGTATCGCCCGCGCAAGATCACCGCCGAGCAGGCGCAGGCGATCGGGCTGGTGAGCGAGGTGTTCGATGATGCGGTCTTCGACGACGAGCTTGAGACTGCGGTTCAGGCGCTCGCCGCGGCAAAACCGGCCGCGATCCGCGGTATGAAGGACAACCTCGGCAAGGCGACGGCGCTGTCGCGTCGGGCGTACTTGCGGCATGAGACCGGTCGCCACATGATCATGACCAGCCCGGAGGTTCTGGCGGATCCCAATTATGAGGGTGATGTGCTGTGA
- a CDS encoding TetR/AcrR family transcriptional regulator, with the protein MNGSSKKKSSRGVGPVTVRGEARKLVLIRAAREEFESNGFFHTRIGDIVRRAGVAQGTFYTYFHSKEAVFEAIAKSVATDMLMSLGAGQRSNGTPYERARSAMERFVESYRSNARWFALINEVTNASPEVRHLRLQIRQSFIDRLARGIRHQQRSGHADPDVDADLMAEVLGSMVDHICDVWFNMGREFEEDRLIDHITLVYARALGLPGQPSGPPSTGPDHRTG; encoded by the coding sequence GTGAATGGATCATCAAAAAAGAAGAGCAGCCGAGGTGTCGGGCCAGTCACCGTGCGCGGTGAGGCCCGCAAACTTGTACTGATAAGGGCCGCTCGCGAGGAATTCGAGAGCAACGGCTTCTTTCACACGCGGATCGGAGACATCGTGCGTCGCGCTGGCGTCGCCCAGGGCACCTTTTACACGTACTTCCATTCCAAGGAGGCAGTGTTCGAGGCGATCGCAAAGTCAGTCGCAACCGACATGCTCATGTCTCTAGGCGCCGGGCAACGCTCGAACGGGACTCCCTACGAGCGCGCGCGTAGCGCGATGGAACGCTTCGTGGAGTCATACCGGTCGAATGCACGTTGGTTCGCGCTCATTAATGAGGTGACCAACGCAAGTCCTGAGGTTCGGCACCTCCGGCTCCAGATCCGCCAGTCCTTCATCGATCGGCTGGCACGCGGTATCCGGCACCAACAACGTTCGGGCCACGCCGATCCGGATGTTGACGCCGACCTCATGGCCGAGGTGCTCGGTTCCATGGTCGACCATATCTGCGACGTGTGGTTCAACATGGGTCGGGAGTTCGAGGAGGATCGCCTAATCGACCACATAACGCTCGTCTACGCGCGAGCACTCGGTCTGCCGGGACAGCCGAGCGGTCCTCCCTCTACTGGCCCTGATCACAGGACAGGTTAG